In one window of Zingiber officinale cultivar Zhangliang chromosome 11A, Zo_v1.1, whole genome shotgun sequence DNA:
- the LOC122032807 gene encoding RING-H2 finger protein ATL40-like, which yields MSWANLYLIVVPFTLIVISELEIVTLPFTIEQILFFFYVILLLGSALKIVICHLLGRPDPCNCVESMSTGTIVFSARKTQLKLPVTECSICWEEFIDGDVVRVLSACNHGFHKQCIDKWLIRNDRCPYGCCTRYQKSSWQKEIELYALNG from the coding sequence ATGTCCTGGGCCAATCTTTACTTGATCGTCGTCCCCTTCACCCTCATCGTCATCTCCGAGCTCGAAATCGTTACCCTCCCCTTTACCATTGAGcaaatattgttttttttttacgtGATCCTGCTCCTCGGCTCCGCACTCAAAATCGTTATCTGCCACCTCCTCGGACGACCTGATCCCTGCAACTGCGTCGAGTCCATGTCGACAGGTACGATTGTCTTCTCGGCGAGGAAGACTCAGCTAAAGTTGCCGGTGACGGAGTGCTCCATCTGCTGGGAAGAGTTCATAGACGGCGACGTTGTGCGGGTGTTGTCGGCGTGCAACCACGGCTTCCACAAGCAATGCATTGACAAGTGGCTGATCCGAAACGATAGGTGCCCCTACGGCTGCTGCACGAGATACCAGAAGAGTTCTTGG